The Psychroflexus sp. ALD_RP9 region GAAAAAGTGCGTTTATCCATCAACTTACAAGGTCCACACCAATTGGTATAAACATCTACAATAATTTTTTTAGGTTCATCTTTTTGAGCTTTAAGCGCTTCATTCATGCTCATCCAGTTGATAGATTGGGCATTAATGTTTGTTAGGCAAACAACTAATAAGCTAATAGAAAATAATAGTTTCATTGAATTAAAATTTAGAGCGCTACTTTATAAGTAACGCTCTATAGATAATATTATTTTATGCCGTGCATTTTGTTAACAAGTAACTTACTTATAGCAAGCATTACAACTCCTGCGCCAGCTGGGATAATCGTAAAAATTAAGAAGAAGGTTGACATTGAATAGTTTTCTGTGATAATGTCGATATAACTTCCTGTAACACCTGCTAACAAATTAGCTAGGAAGTTGGCAAAAAACCAAACACCAAACATAAGTCCAACTAACTTAGCCGGCGACAATTTACTAACGTAAGACAATCCAACTGGAGACACACAAAGCTCACCAAGTGTATGAAATAAGTAGGCAAAAATTAACCATATCATACTTACAGATGCAGTTTTAGCTCCTTGAGGTATACCAAACGAACCATAGGATAAAAAAGCAAAACCTAAGCCTAATAATACAAGGCCAATTGCAAACTTTACAGGACCAGAAGGATTAAGCTTACTTTCCCAAATCTTAGAAAATAATGGTGCAAAAATAATGATGAATAAAGAGTTAAGTACCGTAAACCAACTTGCAGGAACTTCTGCAACATCATTTGTAAACTCTCTATAAAGCATCCAAATTACAACTCCCCAAATAATCACAAAGCTTGTTGCTAAGAATATATTTGAAAGCGGATGAACACCGAAAGTTTGACGAAACAGCATCACTAAAACCCATGTGATTACAAGCATAGGAATTACGGTAATCACAGCGTTAATTATTTTAAATATATAAGCTGTTTTATCAGTTAAAAGTCTATCTGTATAATCACCAGCAAAAATTGTCATAGAACCACCAGCCTGTTCAAATGCCCACCAAAAGAATATTGAGAAAAATGCAAGTACACCTATAACAATTAGACGATCATTTTTCACTTTATTACTTACAGATTTATCAGCTTTTTGATCAATATGTTCTGTCTCTCCTTCGATAGCGGTGCTATCAATAAAATTATCATCTTTATCTGGCTTCAAACCAATGTTTCCAAATATAGATTGTGCATAAAAAAACTGCAACATTCCAAAAAACATAAAAACACCTGCTAGTCCAAAACCCCAATGCCAGCCAACTTTTTCTCCTAAATAACCACACATCAAGATCCCTAAAAAGGCGCCTGCATTAATTCCCATATAAAAAATAGTATAACCAGCATCTTTCTTTTTTCCTTCATCTTTGTATAATTTCCCAACGATTGATGAAATATTTGGCTTAAACAAGCCATTACCTATAATTAAAAACAATAAGCCTAAATAAAAGAAAGCACCTGTAAAGCCTTCTAAAGCCATAGAAGCATGACCTAAGGTCATAATTAATGCACCCCAAACTACCGCTTTTCTGTAGCCCAATAACTTGTCGGCTATATAACCACCTATTACCGGCGTAATATATACTAAACCTGTGTACCAACCGTATAATAACAAGGCATCATCTCTTTCCCAAGCCCAACCTTCGTCTAGTAATGATGCTGTTAAGAATAAAACCAAAAGTGCTCGCATTCCATAATATGAAAAGCGCTCCCACATTTCAGTGAAAAATAATACAAAAAGGCCTGAGGGCTGACCTAGAACTGTTTTTTGATTTAACTCAGAACCACCAAATTTAAATTCCATATAAGTGTTTTTACAATTTATTATTAATAAAATTCGTCATTAAAGTATATAAGTGTAAGCGCGTGTTACCGCCATAAATACCATGATTTTTATCGGGATAAATTCGCCAGTCGAATTGTTTATTCGCCTGTACTAAGGCTTCAATAAGTTGCATGGTATTTTGCACGTGAACATTATCATCAGCACTACCATGAATAAGTAAATAATTCCCTTTTGTAAATTCTTCAACATGTGTAATTGGTGAATTTTCATCATATCCTGAAGCATTTTCTTGAGGTGTGGTCATGTATCGTTCGGTATAAATCGTATCATAAAATCGCCAGCTGGTTACTGGTGCAACAGCAATAGCAGCTTTAAACACATCGTTAGCTCTAAATATAGCATTAGACGACATATAGCCTCCAAAACTCCAGCCCCAAATTCCTATACGGTCTTTGTTAATGTAAGACCTTGATCCGAGTAATTTTGCCGCTTCAATTTGATCTTCTAATTCGTATTTTCCTAACTGCTTTTGCGTCACTTTTTTAAAGTCTCGACCTTTAAAACCTGTTCCTCGACCATCTACACACGCAATGATATAACCTTGGTTAGCCAACATTTGATACCAGTAATCATTTGTACCAAAAAAGCTATTAGACACTGATTGTGAGCCTGGACCTGAATATTGATACATCAATAAAGGGTAAGATTTGTTAGGATCAAAATCTTTTGGTTTTATCATCCACATGTTA contains the following coding sequences:
- a CDS encoding peptide MFS transporter, coding for MEFKFGGSELNQKTVLGQPSGLFVLFFTEMWERFSYYGMRALLVLFLTASLLDEGWAWERDDALLLYGWYTGLVYITPVIGGYIADKLLGYRKAVVWGALIMTLGHASMALEGFTGAFFYLGLLFLIIGNGLFKPNISSIVGKLYKDEGKKKDAGYTIFYMGINAGAFLGILMCGYLGEKVGWHWGFGLAGVFMFFGMLQFFYAQSIFGNIGLKPDKDDNFIDSTAIEGETEHIDQKADKSVSNKVKNDRLIVIGVLAFFSIFFWWAFEQAGGSMTIFAGDYTDRLLTDKTAYIFKIINAVITVIPMLVITWVLVMLFRQTFGVHPLSNIFLATSFVIIWGVVIWMLYREFTNDVAEVPASWFTVLNSLFIIIFAPLFSKIWESKLNPSGPVKFAIGLVLLGLGFAFLSYGSFGIPQGAKTASVSMIWLIFAYLFHTLGELCVSPVGLSYVSKLSPAKLVGLMFGVWFFANFLANLLAGVTGSYIDIITENYSMSTFFLIFTIIPAGAGVVMLAISKLLVNKMHGIK